In a genomic window of Passer domesticus isolate bPasDom1 chromosome 3, bPasDom1.hap1, whole genome shotgun sequence:
- the CLDN20 gene encoding claudin-20 — MASASLQFFAFILALFGAFGDIAATLLPNWKVNADVGSNIITAITQMQGLWMDCTWYSTGMFSCTLKYSILSLPVYIQAARTTMVLSCILSAFGICITTVGMKCTRLGGDTDSKNNACFAGGICFILAGIFGLVPTCWYTREIISNFLDQTIPESSKHEPGGAVYTGFISAGFLLIAGVIFCSSCFKRQQGAWIYPPKQHHFPSTEQESNAGYSLKDYV, encoded by the coding sequence ATGGCATCAGCAAGCCTGCAGttctttgcttttattctgGCTTTGTTTGGTGCTTTTGGAGATATCGCAGCCACCTTGCTACCAAACTGGAAGGTAAATGCAGACGTTGGCTCAAATATCATAACAGCTATAACACAGATGCAAGGACTTTGGATGGACTGCACATGGTACAGCACGGGGATGTTCAGCTGCACCCTGAAATACTCCATTCTCTCTCTCCCCGTCTACATCCAGGCTGCACGGACCACCATGGTACTGTCGTGCATCCTGTCAGCCTTTGGGATCTGCATCACTACAGTCGGAATGAAATGCACAAGGCTGGGAGGCGACACTGACAGCAAAAATAACGCTTGTTTTGCTGGAGGAATCTGCTTCATTCTTGCGGGAATCTTTGGATTAGTACCAACGTGCTGGTACacaagagaaattatttcaaatttccTGGACCAGACCATTCCAGAGAGTAGTAAACATGAACCGGGAGGAGCAGTTTATACTGGATTCATCTCAGCAGGGTTTCTGCTTATCGCAGGTGTGATCTTCTGCTCTTCCTGTTTTAAAAGGCAGCAAGGAGCATGGATTTACCCTCCAAAGCAGCACCATTTTCCATccacagagcaggagagcaATGCAGGTTACAGCCTGAAGGACTATGTATAA